A part of Olleya sp. Bg11-27 genomic DNA contains:
- a CDS encoding GatB/YqeY domain-containing protein — translation MSLSTDLMTALKEAMKSKNTVALTALRAVKSEILLAQTESGAKLELTEEQELKILQKQVKQRKDSAAIFLEQNREDLAAPELAEAEVISQFLPEAMSEEEVTKVVEAVIAKTGAEGMKDMGKVMGMVSGQLAGKADGKTISNIVKAKLS, via the coding sequence ATGAGTTTATCTACAGACCTAATGACTGCCTTAAAGGAGGCAATGAAAAGTAAAAATACAGTGGCACTAACAGCTTTAAGAGCGGTTAAATCGGAAATACTATTAGCGCAGACAGAAAGTGGTGCAAAACTAGAATTAACAGAAGAGCAAGAGCTTAAAATACTTCAAAAGCAAGTTAAGCAACGTAAAGATAGTGCGGCAATATTTTTAGAGCAAAATCGTGAAGATTTAGCAGCTCCGGAATTGGCAGAAGCAGAAGTTATTTCTCAGTTTTTACCGGAAGCTATGAGTGAGGAAGAGGTGACTAAAGTTGTTGAGGCAGTGATTGCTAAAACAGGTGCAGAGGGTATGAAAGATATGGGTAAAGTTATGGGAATGGTTAGTGGTCAATTAGCAGGTAAGGCTGATGGAAAAACAATATCTAATATTGTAAAAGCAAAATTGTCATAA